The Trichomycterus rosablanca isolate fTriRos1 chromosome 22, fTriRos1.hap1, whole genome shotgun sequence genome has a window encoding:
- the aatka gene encoding serine/threonine-protein kinase LMTK1 — MASFFIVVMVSVLLNPSVAFSSHFDTGGAPLSELSWPSSLAVVAVSFSGLFTFIFLMLACLCCKKGDISFKEFENNEGEEHQADRPTLASTGSQDGPDVYVLPLTEVSLPVSKQPCRSIQLLKSADLGRHSLLYFKELGHGWFGKVLLGEVNAGLSTIQVVVKELKASASVQGQMQFLEEAQPYRTLQHPALLQCLAQCTDVTPYLLIMEYCPLGDVKGYLRSCRAEGSATPDPLTLQRMACEISSGLQYLHKHNYIHSDLALRNCLLTSEMSVKIGDYGLSHSRYKDDYFVTADQIWVPLRWIAPELIDEVHGNLLIVDQTKASNVWSLGVTIWELFELGNQPYRHYSDRQVLTYAVKEQQLKLPKPLLEIPLSERWYEVMQFCWLQPEQRPVVEEVCLLLNYLCAKDTSEKEEEFETRWNSLKPSLDTSSSNRTPVGEAPSCNSSFPLLEHFSMADSFQSENGDEILTVTETRHGLNFEYKWEQARSEQPYCSVSPCGNLGSRNSPYQDMYYPISSSAGSCKSETLTLGVSPSCYKLDYPGVVPVLSAHSPSVSSEYYIRIEEPVDCNISLEEVSPGHEASNLSLPMRDFRSPTNSRSGSKDCKGSISDSDCSPSIALTLKPHQRDLSLIDSVERVSPNFSPIVGNRLSPLGDLQEFRHGSESPCHTGIQESSHAISISLSSPSLGQCDPYVEANQRIAENSMSTKVDYDLLSNIQKNVSRPHDICFNVEAGDCLVMGSADPEDDDHLFTNSEAVNWMSNHSTNNNTLNFDARQTSRDTKFDMHHTAPFTQVEWQRPMTGSNLTCLPYTDLERISYIHLSSEGETGVEPHLKSQVRLADRSTTPAQDIKVRSDGPKAGYGEKIPDLQALSKSVSECSQTMDSWVEPSCSSISLVNIDDCSDDDIMDITSEVFEASPVDYAEVADIDLARIPFRTEIPSRDPDDIATGSSPCEALSPDAYHTSIQPKSLDSGYDTENNESPEFVMRDLEGKPVLSTSVESECEMVLQMDLEESVDDVVLTPSSSSNSGGRDQYRDSAYFSDYDVENDKSPCEGERSFFDNRLENDFFDSKPANDDTARKAGGNNGPPVSQRENRFHFARVMENAESAVLRGNQCLERRNMDPSSMPLSAPIITVLAPFPPEMGGCLTKESTQEDGLVLESEQSGEEPASECSFSTASEESTTTQRADTMEDPANSVSVGFFSADLLGSTSTVIEFSEELDEDDHPECLMDGKDEEKNGELEEEVVKGSPLGVKRDSSLDNILPALPEDLDLPAPLGKLEEADQEDTDDSDESDEELRSYNVQEQSEESEEEFTTVPVVVSERSSARHLRSLLKMPSLLTQSFCDELDQKKKAVSFFDDVTVFLFDQDSPTGELADDQGIEPNEPPADGEDAQQQENICASDNTSNGNESDCEKSEVFEWGNDSTFDKIGTPQNSPVKSPDEKPALQFSRFSVSRFSITQVSDTDIETMGDEDQA; from the exons GAGTTTGAAAACAACGAGGGTGAGGAGCACCAGGCCGATCGGCCAACTCTGGCCTCCACTGGCTCACAAGATGGTCCAGACGTCTACGTCCTTCCCCTGACCGAGGTTTCCCTTCCTGTGTCCAAACAGCCATGCAGATCAA TTCAGCTGCTGAAGTCGGCAGATCTTGGACGCCACAGTCTGCTTTACTTTAAAGAGCTTGGCCATGGGTGGTTTGGCAAG GTGTTGCTGGGAGAGGTGAATGCTGGACTCAGCACTATTCAAGTGGTCGTAAAAGAGCTAAAAGCGAGTGCCAGCGTACAGGGGCAGATGCAGTTCCTGGAGGAAGCCCAGCCTTACCG gaCTCTGCAGCATCCCGCTCTCCTGCAGTGTCTGGCCCAGTGCACAGATGTCACACCCTATTTGCTGATCATGGAGTACTGCCCCCTG GGAGACGTTAAAGGCTACCTGCGTAGTTGCCGGGCAGAGGGCTCGGCCACGCCTGATCCTTTGACGCTTCAGCGAATGGCTTGTGAAATTTCCTCCGGGCTTCAGTATCTCCACAAACATAATTACATTCACAG TGACCTGGCTCTTAGAAACTGTCTGCTCACCTCTGAGATGTCAGTCAAAATTGGTGACTACGGCCTCTCACATAGCAGGTACAAG GATGACTACTTTGTCACGGCCGATCAGATCTGGGTGCCTCTACGCTGGATTGCTCCAGAACTTATTGATGAGGTTCACGGTAATCTGCTAATTGTGGACCAGACCAAGGCCAGCAATGTCTG GTCACTGGGGGTGACAATCTGGGAGCTTTTTGAGCTCGGAAACCAGCCGTACAGACACTACAGTGACAGGCAGGTGTTGACCTATGCTGTGAAGGAGCAGCAGCTGAAGCTGCCCAAGCCTTTGCTGGAAATACCTTTGTCTGAACGCTG GTATGAAGTGATGCAGTTCTGTTGGCTGCAGCCAGAGCAGAGGCCTGTCGTGGAGGAAGTGTGCCTGCTGCTGAACTATCTGTGCGCTAAAGACACCAGCGAGAAAGAGGAGGAATTCGAAACCCGCTGGAACTCCCTCAAACCCAGCCTCGACACGAGCAGTTCTAACAGAACCCCAGTCGGAGAGGCACCGTCTTGCAATTCCTCCTTCCCTCTGCTGGAGCACTTCTCGATGGCAGACAGTTTTCAGTCTGAAAACGGAGACGAAATACTGACGGTCACTGAGACCAGGCACGGGCTCAACTTCGAGTACAAGTGGGAACAGGCCAGAAGCGAACAACCCTACTGCTCCGTGTCTCCTTGTGGAAATTTAGGAAGCAGGAACTCGCCATACCAGGACATGTACTATCCCATTAGCAGTAGCGCCGGAAGCTGCAAGAGTGAAACTTTGACCCTGGGTGTTTCTCCATCCTGCTACAAGTTAGATTACCCCGGAGTAGTCCCAGTCCTGAGTGCGCACAGTCCGTCGGTCAGCAGCGAGTACTATATTCGTATTGAGGAACCTGTAGATTGCAATATCAGTCTGGAGGAGGTCAGTCCAGGACATGAGGCCAGCAACTTGAGCTTGCCCATGCGTGACTTCAGAAGTCCTACAAACAGCAGGTCAGGATCGAAAGACTGTAAAGGCAGCATCAGTGATTCAGATTGCAGCCCATCTATTGCCCTCACCCTGAAGCCACATCAGAGAGATCTAAGCCTTATAGATTCTGTAGAACGAGTAAGTCCAAATTTCTCCCCCATAGTTGGTAATAGATTGTCCCCCTTGGGAGATCTGCAGGAATTCCGTCATGGGTCTGAAAGCCCCTGCCATACCGGTATACAAGAGAGCTCACATGCCATATCAATCTCACTAAGCAGCCCCAGTCTGGGACAATGTGACCCCTACGTTGAGGCCAACCAGAGGATTGCTGAAAATAGTATGTCTACTAAGGTCGACTATGACTTACTGAGCAACATTCAAAAGAACGTTTCCAGGCCTCACGATATATGTTTTAATGTTGAAGCTGGTGATTGTCTTGTTATGGGTTCTGCAGATCCAGAGGATGATGACCATCTTTTTACTAATAGTGAAGCAGTTAACTGGATGTCAAACCACTCCACAAACAACAACACTTTAAACTTTGATGCCAGACAAACAAGCAGGGACACTAAATTTGACATGCACCACACTGCACCTTTCACACAGGTTGAATGGCAAAGGCCCATGACCGGCAGCAATCTCACTTGCTTACCGTACACAGATTTAGAGCGTATATCATACATACATCTCAGTTCTGAAGGTGAAACTGGGGTCGAACCACATCTCAAAAGTCAGGTACGGTTAGCAGACAGAAGCACAACCCCTGCACAAGACATCAAAGTGCGATCTGATGGTCCCAAAGCAGGCTATGGCGAGAAGATTCCAGACCTCCAAGCTCTTTCAAAGAGTGTCTCAGAGTGCAGCCAGACAATGGACAGCTGGGTGGAGCCTAGCTGCTCCAGCATCAGCCTAGTGAACATCGATGACTGCAGcgatgatgacatcatggacaTTACCTCCGAAGTATTTGAAGCCTCTCCGGTTGACTATGCAGAAGTCGCTGACATTGATCTTGCTCGCATACCCTTTCGTACAGAGATTCCAAGTCGAGACCCTGACGACATCGCTACAGGTAGCAGCCCTTGTGAAGCCCTTAGTCCAGATGCTTACCACACATCTATCCAGCCAAAATCGCTAGACAGCGGCTATGACACAGAAAACAACGAGTCTCCTGAGTTTGTCATGAGGGACCTGGAAGGGAAGCCAGTTCTCAGCACCAGTGTGGAGTCAGAGTGTGAAATGGTCCTTCAGATGGACCTTGAAGAAAGTGTTGATGATGTAGTCTTGACCCCAAGTAGCAGTAGTAATTCTGGTGGGAGAGACCAGTACAGAGACTCAGCCTATTTTTCAGACTATGATGTAGAGAACGACAAGAGCCCATGTGAAGGGGAGAGAAGCTTTTTTGACAACCGATTAGAAAATGATTTCTTTGATAGCAAACCTGCGAATGATGACACAGCCAGAAAAGCAGGGGGAAATAACGGCCCTCCGGTGAGTCAGAGAGAAAATAGATTTCATTTTGCAAGGGTGATGGAAAATGCAGAAAGTGCTGTTTTAAGGGGCAACCAGTGTCTTGAGAGGAGGAACATGGATCCATCTTCAATGCCTTTATCAGCTCCGATAATCACTGTTTTGGCCCCGTTTCCTCCAGAGATGGGGGGTTGTTTGACCAAAGAGTCCACTCAAGAGGACGGCCTTGTGCTGGAATCGGAACAGTCTGGAGAGGAGCCAGCATCTGAATGTAGCTTCAGCACAGCCTCCGAAGAATCAACCACGACACAGAGAGCTGACACCATGGAGGACCCGGCTAACAGCGTCTCCGTGGGCTTTTTTTCTGCAGACCTCTTGGGTTCAACTTCCACTGTCATAGAGTTCAGTGAGGAGCTTGACGAAGATGATCATCCAGAGTGCTTGATGGATGGGAAGGATGAAGAGAAGAACGGAGAATTGGAAGAAGAGGTAGTGAAAGGCTCACCTTTGGGTGTTAAACGAGATAGTTCTCTGGACAACATTCTGCCTGCCTTACCAGAGGACTTGGACCTTCCGGCACCCTTGGGAAAACTTGAGGAAGCAGACCAGGAAGACACTGATGACAGTGATGAGTCTGATGAGGAGCTGCGCAGCTACAACGTGCAAGAACAGAGTGAGGAGAGTGAAGAGGAGTTCACCACTGTGCCTGTTGTGGTGAGCGAGCGAAGTAGTGCCAGGCATCTTCGGAGTCTCCTCAAAATGCCTTCCCTGCTCACGCAGTCCTTCTGTGACGAGCTGGACCAGAAGAAGAAAGCAGTCTCCTTCTTCGACGATGTCACCGTTTTCCTTTTTGACCAG GACAGTCCTACAGGTGAACTGGCAGACGATCAAGGGATAGAACCAAACGAGCCGCCTGCAGATGGCGAGGACGCTCAACAGCAGGAGAACATCTGTGCCTCTGATAACACTTCGAATGGGAATGAATCCGACTGTgaaaaaa GTGAAGTCTTCGAGTGGGGAAATGATTCTACTTTCGACAAAATTGGTACACCCCAAAACTCTCCAGTCAAGTCCCCGGATGAAAAGCCAGCACTCCAGTTTTCACGTTTCAGTGTTTCCCGCTTCTCAATCACACAGGTGTCTGACACGGACATAGAAACCATGGGAG ATGAAGACCAGGCATGA